The genomic interval ACCCCTTATATAGTATACATCAATCTTCTAACGGAAACTAGTTTCAGAAAAAAGAGAATTTGAGAATTTGCTTATAACATAGAAGCCCCGTAATGTCACTCGGCAGTTTCTGTTTGTTTACGTACTCGGCACTTTCCGTTTGATTACGTACTCGGCACTTTCAGTTTGATTACGTACTCGGCACTTTCTCGGCAGTTTCTGTTTGATTACGTACTCGGCACTTTCTGATTGATTACGTACTCGGCACTTTCTGTTTGATTACGTACTCGGCACTTTCTGTTTGATTACGTACTCGGCACTTTCCGTTTGATTACGTACTCGGCACTTTCAGTTTGATTACGTACTCGGCACTTTCTGTTTGATTACGTACTCGGCACTTTCCGTTTGATAACGTACTCGGCACTTTCAGTTTCATTACGTACTCGGCACTTTCTCGGCAGTTTCTGTTTGATTACGTACTCGGCACTTTCCGTTTGATTACGTACTCGGCACTTTCTGTTTGATTACGTACTCGGCACTTCCCGTTTGATTACGTACTCGGCACTTTCCGTTTGATTACGTACTCGGCAGTTTCCGTTTGATTACGTACTCGGCAGTTTCTGTTTGATTACGTACTCGGCACTTTCCGTTTGATTACGTACTCGGCAGTTTCTGTTTGATTACGTACTCGGCACTTTCTGTTTGATTACGTACGTACTCGGCACTTTCTGTTTGATTACGTACTCGGCATTTTAACGCTTACAAAAGCAGgggaatgccgaaatcgcatataGAAAATACGTAAATTGCCGACCACTACCTTAAAATCACACTCGAGCATTTATGAATACGGATCCGGGGCTTAAACCGTTCATTTGCCTATTCATGGCACAACTGTATAAACAGAAGTATTTCATTGAATTCATTTCGCGGTTGAATAACATTTAATGGCTTAGCACTTAAGCTTTATGTCGTTACATTTTCTTGTCACAACATTCTTTTTTACGGGAGATAGATTTATACTACCCAAGACTCTATAATTGTCttcaaaaaaatgtcttaaacattTTCGAAAGTGCAAACAATGGGAATATACAACGTCTGTCTATTTCACAAATTATTTGGTATTCACATGCTATGATTTGTCGGCAtgatgtgtttgttttatttcggggtttaacgccatttttcaacagtatttcagtcatgtcacggcgggtagttaacctaaccagtgtaccagtacaaacctgttctctgcaagtaacagcCAAattcccccacatgaatcagaagtggaggacgaatgttttcagacacaatgtcttttatcaaatcgtcacggagaacatacaccccatCCGGGaaccgaactcacgaccccgacgCTCTTCCCTATTGAACTAAGTGGGCGGCTTTTTACCAATATTCTACAGAGGAATGGAAATCTTTCTGCCTAGAAACGTTAAATCTTTTATGTGCAATGTAGTTCCGTGTCATGCATATAAAATATGATCCAATTTCAACATTATTGTTTGTATGAACAGAACCAGAATCTCTTACGAGtaactaacccttaccctgcaaaatttctataatgaacttgtccatctttcaattttgggcgaacagtgcagaccatgatcatactgcacggatgtgcaggctgatcttggtctgcactggtcgcaaaggcagaatcacttaccgccagcaggctaagagttaaagaaatttagtaagTGTATAactttctttcagaaaaaatattgttgtttaggTCTATGTCAAATTTTACATCATAAATTTTCAAGAATTGAGCGTGAAAATACATACGATGGACTTAAAATAAGCTTTCCGTTAATAAAAGGGATCATAAGGAGGATCGGTGTTCTTCTGTTCACAGCTCACCGCTTAGAAATTTTTGGAGATAATTAAATAAAGGAGGAATATTTCGTCCTAACAACGAGGCTTTATATGGTACTTTAATAAAAAGCAATACTCAACAAATTACAATAGACATTTGTTGATTATTGCTTTTTATTAAAACACTATAAAGCCTCGTTGTTAGGACGAAATATTCCTCCATTAATAAAAAGCAATACTCAACAAATTACAATAGACATTTGTTGATTATTGCTTTTTATTAAAACACTATAAAGCCTCGTTGTTAGGACGAAATATTCCTCCATTATTCAATTATCTCCAACAAGTTCTAAGCCATGCTAATGGTCCAAGACCGCATTggaatatcataattataatccAAGAGCCTTGAAGTAATTCTCCAAAATCGCAGGTCCGGCGGCTACATGTAATCTCTTGTCATCATTATTAGGTCGACAAACGGAAAATGCCGCTGCGGCAAATTCGAAATTGTATGCAAATCATCTCATTTATACAGTGAAGAGAGTGTGAATATGTCGTTCTTCTCGCGCAGTCTTGATGAGTtcaaataacttgtcatttaTTGGCAGAACATCTCATTTAAAATCGACCCAAAAGGCCATGCTAGCTAGGCTgtaattttcatcaaattaatTTTTGACGTAGCGTAAATATATGTAGAAGAGGAAGCAATAAAAACTTGCCAAGTTTGTTTGATGGCCGTTATGTTTCAAGATGCATACTTTTCTATGACTTTTCATAACAAATGTTGTAAATTGATATTATGTCGACATCTGAATGTTCGAAATTAAGAACAattcatttttgatgaaatatctaaaacaaaaatcaGGAAAATGAAATTATgcaatgaaacaaaaatttattaaatgtttttcagtgaattattgaaaacATTACAGTATAGTGAAATATATCTGTGAATTGTCATGATGAGTCATATCAAATATGCTATTCGCTGGTAAGAaattataaaatgggtaaatttggtcaaaatggaaAAATGTGTTTGTAAGCTCAAAAAATCTATCACtcgtaaaaaaaacaaagacaaacatcaaacagggaatgccacgtaccaaaatcgcagccttcccaaaacgaaacccacagcacgcagacgcgcacaccacaaacacacacacacacatacacgcgcacacacacaaagccaacacacgtggacaaaacgaacaaacaaaggaacagtggggcaccgccttggaacggtcagtggcaaaaacaccactggggagcttaaaatagaaaaagtggaaactccacaggtcgctcaacacaacaaaaatgaaaaagttgtggaaatgcatgctaccgtccacgccctctagccccgggttgagcagaactcaacatttacacatgctaaaagtaccaaaaaaaaatttagagacatccgcagatgtgttcatacggcggtgcacatggaaccttcaatgctacactagtgtgtaattccatgacaaGAGGACcgtgatggtcctgaatcgctcacctcttcccacatgacccagttttgagtatgacgtcattatttgacatagtgacctagtttttgagctcatgtgacccagttttgaacttgacctagatattatcaagataaaaattctgaccaattttcataaagatccattgaaaaatatggtcactacagaggtcacaaggtttttctattatttgacctattgacctagttttcgaaggtacgtgaccctgttttgaattttacctagatatcatcatggtgaacattctcactaattttcatgaagatctcatgaaaaatatggcctctagagaggtcacaaggtttttctatttttatacctactggcctagtttttgaccgcatgtgacccagtttcggtactgacctagatatcatcaaggtgaacattcagatcaattttcatgaagatccattgaaaaatatggcctcttgagaggtcaaaagattttaataattttagacctactgacctagtttttgactgcagttgacccagtttcaaacttgacctagatatcatcaagatgaacattcagaccaactttcatacagatcccatgaaaagtatggcctctagagaggtcacaatgtttttttattatttgacctactgacctagtttttaaaggcacgtgacccagtttcaaacttgacctagatatcatcaaggtgaacattctgaccaattttaatggaaatccattcacaagtatggcctctagagaggtcacaaggtttttctatttttagacctgctgacctagtttttgttcgcacatgaccctgtttcgaacttgacctagctatcatcaagatgaacattcagaccaattttcatacagatcccatgaaaaatatggcctttagagaggtcacaaggtttttctattatttgacctactgacctagtttttgatggcacgtgatccactttcgaacttgatctagatatcatcaagatgaacattcagaccaactttcatacagttcctattaaaaatatggtctctagagaggtcacaaggtttttctattatttgacctactaacctagtttttgaagacacgtgacccactttcgaacttgacctagatatcatcaagatgaacattctgaccaattttcatgaagatctcatgaaatatatggcctctagagaggtcacaaggtttttctatttttagacctaatgacctagtttttgaccgcacgtgacccagtttcaaacttgatctagatatcatcaagatgaacattcaaaccaactttcatacagatcccatgaaaaatatggcctttacagaggtcacaaggtttttctattatttgacctactgacctagtttttgacggcacgtgacccagttccgaacttgacctagatatcatcaaggtgaacgttctgactaattttcatgaagatcttgtgaaatatatggcctctagagaggtcacaaggtttttttctatttttagacctaatgacctagattttgaccgcacgtgacccagtttcgaagatgacctagatatcatcaagatgaacattctgaccaactttcatacagatcccatgaaaaatatggcctttagagaggtcacaaggtttttctattatttgacctactgacctagttttgatggcacgtgacccagtttcgaacttgatctagatatcatcaaggtgaacgttcagacaaattttcatgaagatcttttgaaataaatggcctctagagaggtcacaaggtttttctatttttagccctactgacctagtttttgaaggcacgtgacccagtttcgaacttggtctagatatcatcaagattaacattctgaccaattttcatgaagatcttgtgaaatatatggcctctagagaggtcacaaggtttttctatttttagacctactgacctagtttttgaaggcacgtgacccagtttcgaacttgacctagatatcatcaagatgaacattctgaccagctttcataaagatccaaggaaaaatgtgacctctagagtggtcacaagcaaaagtttacggacgcacgcacgcacacggacggacggacgacggacaccgcgcgatcacaaaagctcaccttgtcactttgtgacaggtgagctaaaaagcggcgtatggtccccagttaaaataatgggtttgccctaaacgagaaaacaatgagcagaactaaacaaactggaatttagaaaggggatctgaggttatggagcctgcatatcacaggaaaactgccaaaagacaaaattaaaaagcaggcaccatatccaaggggtgattaaacaataccaaaagctatgaaagcaggagtattggaaccacccaggccgaaatgttcatgcagagaaactaaacagtaccagtaacacgacataaaagtcgtgctgaacgatctgagaagatcgaaatataacagccctgattgaatgtacggggagacttttacggccgccacacggcacaaacaacgctgctgtgataataaaatagaaaaagtggaaactccacaggtcgctcaacacaacaaaaacgaaaatgttgcaggctcggtttgattgagcctgttcatggacggtagtggaaatgcatgctaccgtccatgccctctagccccgggttgagcagaactcaacatttacacatgctaaaagtacaaaaaaagaaaacaatttagagacatccacagatgtgttcatacggcggtacacatggaaccttcaatgctacactactGTGTAATTCCttgaaaagcggtgtatggtccccagttaaaataatgggtttgccctaaacgagaaaacaatgaacagaactaaacaaactggaatttagaaaggggatctgaggttatggagcctgcatatcataggaaaactgccaaaagacaaaattaaaaagcaggcaccatatccaaggggtgattaaacaatacccaaagctatgaaagcagaagtattggaaccacccaggcttaaaccggtttatggtgcgcacccaacctcactcttacccccaccatgttccaaagacaccgGACAGCGAAAATAAAAGTAATCAACtccacacgtaatggaaacaaaaaggcatggcatgtaaaacagaaagatgctcgtgtataaatatataaaaagcaaaccttagaaccaaaaacgtatgtactcaatgccttttcagaagacagagcaacaagagaaacacccttaagggcccgacgaaacgggCCTTTTATGAACCTGTCATACTCCATGTCTGAAATGCACTGAGCTactttaattaattaatgtaCACATACTAATTTGTTCCATGTATTAAAATGCAGCAAGGAGCTACTATTTAGTTTCGCAGTCAAAATGAACTTTTCATTAACATCATCAAGAAATACGCATGACTCGACTAGTTctttaaaagatggtaacagaaTGTCAAGATCAGCATCAGAAAGGTGGACACCGTCCCACCGAACAGTCCCGGACAGTCCATGGTGACATCAAAATTTTGAGCCAGGCACCACCATAGTAAAGGGCTACGCGGTTTTGATTTTTGTCTTCTAGCCTCTTTCGTCGGGCCCTTATGGGTGCCTCCCCTgctgctctgtcttctgcaaaggcattgggAATATgtgttttaggttcttaaggatagaggggcctccgtggccgagtggtttaggtcgctgacttcaaatcacttgcccctcatcgatgtgggttcgagccttacttggggcgttgaattcttcatgtgaagaaactatccagctggcttacggcacgtcggtggttctacccaggtgcccgcttgtgatgaaataatgcacggaggggcacctggggtcttcttccaccatcaaaaaaaacaaaacaaagacaaatatcaaactgggaatgccacgtaccaaaatcgcagcctccccaaaacgaaacctacagcacgcagacgtgcacaccacaaacacacacacacatacacgcgcacacacacaaagccaacacaagaggacaaaacgaacaaacaaaggaacagtggggcaccgccttggaacggtcagtggcaaaaacaccactgggaagcttaaaccggtttatggtgcgcacccaacctcactcttacccccaccatgttccaaagacacgggacagtgtaaataaaagtaatcccctctaggtgaatctctaacacaccaaatggaaacaaaaaggcttggcatgtaaaacacaaaaatgctcgtgtataaatatataaaaagcaaacctttagaaccaaaaacgtatgtactcaatgccttttcagaagacagagcaacaagagaaacacccttaaagccacgacgaaacaggccagaagacagatatcaaaacagttcagtcctggtaggatttaaaaactgcttctcatagagtcctccccctcttccgtcagacacaatcaaagagggaagcgtagtgtccaactgtaaacgggttgaacactaaacatgcggtatgtctcaaaacagtttggtcgtaacctcttttaataaaaacaaagaaaaatatcaaacagggaatgccacgcaccaaaagcgcagcctcctcaaaacgaacccccagcacgcaaacgcgtgcaccacacacacacacacacacacacacacacactcaacagcttacacatcaggacaaaacgaacaacacacacacacactcaaagccaacacataaggacaagacgaacaataagcatacacacacgcgcgcacacaaagtcaacatacaaggacaaaacgaacaaacaaaggaacacagtggggcacagccttggaacggtcagtggcaaaaacaccactggggagcttaaaccggtttatggtgcgcacccaacctcactcttacccccaccatgttccaaagacatgggacagtgtaaataaaagaaatcccctctaggtgaatctctaacacacgtaatggaaacaaaaaggcatggcatgtaaaacacaaaaattctcgtgtataaatatataaaaagcaaaccttaagaaccaaaaacgtatgtactcaatgccttttcagaagacagagcaacaagagacacacccttaagggcccgacgaaacaggccagaagacaaatatcaaaacagttcagtcctggtaggatttaaaaactgcttatcatagagtcctccccctcttccgtcagacgcaatcaaagagggaagcgtagtgtccaactgtaaacgggttgaacactaaacatgcggtatgtctcaaaacagttgggtcgtaacctcttttaataaaacgtttgataatctttccaaatatatttggaaaattaccgtgacccaagatcttacgaagtttgtaaaccacatccccataaaaaacgggtttagaaataccttctcgcagaagtgtctttaaattactattgaattttaaaactaaatcagaattacgataataaaatttagcaaaatatttacgcaatttgtaataacggtagccttgctgaagaagtttacctgtaatatattgattacgttcattgaaatgcttgacatgactacacgctctggcaaactgaattatttgagaaatatataccccataagatgtagcctgaggtacatccccatccaaatgaggaaaatttacaatactaaaattaaaatcatccctcttgtcataaattttggtatgtataaaattgtcataaatagagaaatgtaaatctaaaaacgaagcatcagtatccgaattgttagttttaattaactgaagctccctaggataaatagtacccaccaattgaccaaaaaacggattatccatattaagaatatcatctagatagcgtgatgtattattaaatgccgttataaagTCAAATAGCCGTTAACGCAagaaaaaattatcagacataAAAATCGGAAGAATTTGTGCATGTCTACTCAATACTGgccatgtattaagtttcattgaactggatggaaactgtatAAGGAATCGAGTGCAAAAGGGAAAAATCTTATTGCAGAACGAAATGCAAAAACCAGGGGCATAACTGAAGAAGAAATTTTGAGACATGGAAGTTCAGACAATACGTGCATGTTCACTTCTTGCTGATGACGTgtatcaagtttcatttgaattggttGGAAAATTATCGGGAATTGAGTACACAAGTTACAGATGTATTTTGCTAGggccaaaaaggggcataaccgTTGAAGACATAATCATACAACAGGCACATGTCCACTCATGTCTATGTCATATACCAAGCTTCAATTTAACTGTAAAAAAGCGTTAGGAGTAGAAAACACAAGGAACAGATGTAGGCGCAATATtgctaagttaaaaaaaaaaaaacaggcttaACTAAGGCAACATAATCAGATGCAAGGCATGTGAATgtctacttcatgttgatgatgggtgccaagtttcatttaaattggatGGAAACATTAAGGAGTAGAGTAAACAAGGTACAATAGTAACTTTATTATTGTTAATTCCAAAAATGAGGCACAACTCAAACAGTAATTATCGCACATGCAAGTCGAGACACTTCATGCTGATCATGTATATCAAATTCCATTGATCTGGATAGAAACTGCAGGAGTTAAGCACTTGAGAAGATGTAATGAATAGACAAAATAATGGACTGATATAGTTCAAATACCATCCAACTCAACTCTTCGACACCCGGGGCATAAAAACTATACACACGTTACTTGACCTTGACTACACACACGTTTAACGGCCTAATCTAAAAGTCTTATAACACTGAGATTTATATCATATAATGTGCTGAAATGGTACCAAAAGGTTGTTTTTGATAAACTGATAAATTCCTCTAAACCAATAGCGACAACCACAACAAAGAGAATTGATTGAATAATTTGCAAATCTAGCCTCTTCTTTTAGCATCTCATAATTTGGTGAAAACGTAGTTCTTAACCACCAACCCTggtaaatttaaaacatttttactagAAAATATAATGCTAGGAAAAATAATGTTCATCTCTATTCCTGTGGTAgtaacatgtacatataaaacgaaATATATCAAACTATCAGAGTTCATCGGTACGTTACATTGTGACCCAAGTCAATTAAAACTACTggaaaatttaaatcatatagATACATGTACTTATAAAAAGTAGTATCTAAAACAGTAAAAGAGAATACAGAATAATTTTGTTACAGCGAAAATACAGTATGACTTACTATCCCTAAACCTTTTGCCTTTATTATGTTAATACGACTAATTTTCAACCTACTGTAGTCTGCCATTGACCATAATGGCTATCCTAGAACACAAAGCATCCGCTTCTTCCATGTAATGTGTAGTCAATATGGCTCCTCTTTGGTACGCCTTAAAACTGCTAGATATTGTATCCCTGTATCATACAGAATGTAAATACAATCATCGGTGTTAGGCCTCTCCTTGTAtagtatatgatatatatatatatatatatataacatatattggCAATGTAATTGCTATATCCAAGATTCATGCATCATAcacttaatgtaaaaaaaaagatagaaaattGCAGCTACAACAAATAATGTACTGGATTTTAAGACCTGTTAAACAGAAATAACAAACAGAAATATCTATACACACTCAAAACTTGAATCTTGCATGTCACACTCCCTATTAGAAGAGGGTAAAAATATTTCCATACCATAAGAAGCGTTTGGATTGTGGGTCCATTCCTGTAGATGGTTAATCCAGGAGAACAAATCTTGGCTGACCCAGCATACTTATACAATAACTCAActgaaacaatttatttcaactaaatcaaattttatttctataaCAGTACTTTTCAAGTCAATAATTTGACAAAGTTAATTTGTACAATGGATTTGATGTGAACATTTGATATATACATGGTGTACCTTAAATATTCAATATATGGTAGGTGTCATATATTGTTATGTTCTGAATATCATTGGCTTTAAACAAGAGCATTAACATTCCATTAAATATATGAAGGAATCAGGTTATAACCATCATATTTCCCTTGTTTCAGTTTATCTCCATGAAAATACCTTTCTTTTGGTTCCCCCCGACAATTTCTTTGAGCGCTTCTCACCATGCTCATTCAGCTGAAAGTGGTTCATGTAACTACAGAGAAACATGCAAAATAATACTTAGTgatgtattcaaaaacatttttgactAGAACAAGTATGCCTGTtaatgtaaacaagtaaacattCCTATGTTACTGGATACTAGATAAATACTTATAAAAACTTTCAGTTTGGAAAGATTAAGACGCGATAATACACTTGTGTGAATCTTGTCAGCTGATTGTGACATTATTTCTCTCTTTAACTACAGTTATGGAAGCTGAAATAAATCTTTAGAAACAGTAAAAAGTTATTTCACTCGTCTTTCTCACTACTTAGCAAGACTAAACTAACTCACAAGTCAATGCAAGGGTTGATTTCATCAGGTCTTATGCCTCTAATGTTTGAGAAACACTGCAGATGCTCCTTTAAAGTAACACTGTCCCATAGCGCATCATGTTGTGGACAGAACCCCATGACACCAAAGGAATTAAACAAACTTGACCTCACATCATGTCCACCAACAAATACCTgaagtatatgcattatttttcatttgatgttcaaATATCAGATATTggcattaatttaaaaaagtggAACATTGCGATTAAGGAATCAAGAGTAATCACTGTATTAGTCAATGAATTTTCCGCCATTTCTTGAGTGATGTAAATAGTCAGTATTGAAAGttgtaatgttatatatttatgttataatacatatatagtatattgtaacacattattactattaatatacTATTAGTACTTTCTGtgtaacattttcaacatttcagggtcatgtttgatatataatttaCAGCACATAAAATGGAAGACTCTGCTGCCTAGTAAAGTAAACCCGGCAGTGAATTTACATGTCTATGCCAATGCAGCCATATGATGAGTtaacacaacaagagctgtcggaggataactattcaacagccttgttaaCTGAATTAATATAAAGtcaatcttttttgtttttgttgggttaaacgtcgtaCCGACACTATTATAAgacatatggcaactttccagcttagATGGTGGAGCAAGACCCCAagtacccctccatgcattacTTCATCACCAGAGGGCACcttagtagaaccaccgaccttccataagccagcttggTGGCTTCCTCAAATTAagaagtgaggctcgaacccacatcaacaaggggcaagtgatttgaagtcagcgacctttaccattcggccatggaggcccctaaagtcgaacaagagatcacagagtgatcttggcgcccaccaatgtgccaattcttgagtgttccaaatttcaagacttactgactagctcaaggtcaaatttcatttccgtacacaacactgtgcatgtggtccaaattcgaaagctgtagcttgagaaatgtgaaagtaagtcactagatcaatttcaaggacaaagttctttgtacacaaaactatgcatgtgcatcaagtttgaaggctgtagtttgagaaatttgaaagtaggtcattaggtcaatcttaaggtcaaagtttatttcggtacacaaaactatgcaagtggtccaaatttgaaggctgtagcttgagaaatgtgaaagtaggtcactaggtcaaaatcaaggtcaaatttcacttcacaacacaaatctatgcatgtggtccaaatttgaagcctgtatcttcaaaaatgtgaaataggtcactaggtcaatgtcaaggtcaaagtttgttttggtacacactcttatgcatgtggtctaaatttgaagcctgtagctacagaaatgtgaaagtaggttactaggtcaatcttaaggtcaaagttcatttcggtacacaaaactatgcaagtggtccaaatttgaaggctgtagcttgagaaatgtgaaagtaggtcattaggtcaaaatcaaggtcaaattttatttcggaatatagaact from Mercenaria mercenaria strain notata chromosome 2, MADL_Memer_1, whole genome shotgun sequence carries:
- the LOC128553318 gene encoding uncharacterized protein LOC128553318, with amino-acid sequence MHILQVFVGGHDVRSSLFNSFGVMGFCPQHDALWDSVTLKEHLQCFSNIRGIRPDEINPCIDFYMNHFQLNEHGEKRSKKLSGGTKRKLSYCISMLGQPRFVLLD